In a single window of the Flavobacterium sp. W4I14 genome:
- a CDS encoding putative metal-dependent HD superfamily phosphohydrolase (product_source=COG4339; cog=COG4339; superfamily=109604), with protein MLKDIFTNLLRNYTDNDRIIAEFWAEIEKNYTHKKRHYHTLSHLDNVLTQLTEVKVNIESWESILFTIFYHDIIYNALKSDNEEKSAELAQKRMRQISVPDHIIDTAKLK; from the coding sequence GTGCTAAAAGATATATTTACTAATCTCTTAAGAAATTATACAGATAATGACCGTATAATAGCCGAATTTTGGGCTGAGATTGAGAAAAACTACACTCATAAAAAAAGGCATTATCATACACTTTCACATCTAGATAACGTGTTGACGCAACTTACTGAAGTAAAAGTTAACATTGAAAGTTGGGAAAGTATTCTATTTACTATATTCTATCATGACATTATTTATAACGCGTTAAAATCGGACAATGAAGAGAAAAGCGCCGAACTTGCCCAGAAGAGAATGAGGCAGATTTCAGTTCCTGACCACATTATCGATACTGCAAAACTCAAATAA
- a CDS encoding tetratricopeptide (TPR) repeat protein (product_source=COG0457; cath_funfam=1.25.40.10; cog=COG0457; smart=SM00028; superfamily=81901), translated as MDIYTTVEEKYLQAIEELHWGELPKALQYFNEIIVFDPDYARAYFQLGDIYQNHFKDYKIAGYYYKRCTELDSDFPEVYKPYLELVITLKMHKLVKQVAEKALLVPGVCEAHIYECLGLHAELQQNFTEAANYFKKAELFNAIQDEQSTLIEHQNRIKSKMNSTKAMIYDLLG; from the coding sequence ATGGACATTTATACCACTGTAGAAGAAAAATACCTACAGGCTATTGAAGAACTGCACTGGGGCGAATTACCCAAGGCACTTCAGTATTTTAACGAAATTATTGTTTTCGACCCTGATTATGCAAGAGCTTATTTTCAGTTGGGCGATATTTATCAGAATCATTTTAAAGATTATAAAATAGCAGGTTATTATTACAAACGTTGCACTGAGCTAGATTCGGATTTCCCAGAGGTCTATAAACCCTATCTTGAACTTGTTATTACGCTTAAAATGCACAAATTGGTGAAACAGGTTGCAGAAAAGGCCTTACTTGTACCTGGTGTTTGCGAAGCACACATTTACGAATGTTTGGGCCTACATGCCGAGCTACAGCAAAATTTTACAGAAGCGGCAAATTATTTCAAAAAAGCAGAACTGTTTAATGCCATTCAGGATGAGCAAAGCACTTTAATAGAGCACCAAAACCGCATTAAAAGCAAAATGAACAGCACAAAAGCAATGATTTACGATTTACTAGGATAA
- a CDS encoding putative damage-inducible protein DinB (product_source=COG2318; cog=COG2318; superfamily=109854) — MDYESTYNRSGLQIQANARPSNTKFIPNNYICFMIGANKLTGAISALMDEYKKAVDELIAVIEPISPHQLIKTIEPESSNPDCISIQTILTHVTASMFSYAVYIENSIGLKTVRPERLQFDHITPYISRLREALKYNENFFSRNPDITMEEFDQSKKINTGWGQQYDVEQMLEHAIVHILRHRRQIKNALVDIKSRSIEKK, encoded by the coding sequence TTGGATTATGAATCTACATATAACAGGTCTGGATTGCAAATCCAGGCCAACGCAAGACCTAGCAACACAAAATTCATCCCAAACAATTATATTTGTTTTATGATAGGTGCCAATAAACTTACCGGTGCTATATCTGCGCTGATGGATGAATATAAAAAGGCAGTTGACGAACTGATTGCGGTAATCGAACCAATTAGCCCACATCAACTGATTAAAACCATTGAGCCAGAAAGTTCAAATCCAGATTGTATTTCCATTCAAACTATCTTAACACATGTAACTGCTTCGATGTTTAGTTATGCGGTGTATATCGAAAATTCTATTGGATTGAAAACAGTTAGGCCGGAGCGATTGCAGTTTGACCACATCACCCCTTATATCTCAAGGCTCCGGGAAGCACTTAAATATAACGAGAACTTTTTCAGCAGAAATCCCGACATCACCATGGAAGAGTTCGATCAATCGAAAAAGATAAATACAGGGTGGGGCCAACAATACGATGTAGAACAAATGTTAGAGCATGCCATCGTTCATATTTTAAGGCATAGGAGGCAGATTAAAAATGCGCTTGTCGATATAAAAAGCAGATCAATCGAAAAAAAATAA
- a CDS encoding flagellar biosynthesis/type III secretory pathway M-ring protein FliF/YscJ (product_source=COG1766; cog=COG1766; transmembrane_helix_parts=Outside_1_14,TMhelix_15_34,Inside_35_62), translating to MSAHDSHAPVQQTKGIWALPLAAWILVLLLCVYFTRPIFNHKEASAHHEKTEAAHEKPEAHH from the coding sequence ATGTCAGCTCACGATTCACACGCACCTGTTCAGCAAACAAAAGGCATTTGGGCTTTACCATTGGCTGCATGGATTCTGGTTTTATTATTGTGCGTCTATTTCACTAGACCAATCTTTAACCACAAAGAAGCATCTGCTCACCATGAAAAAACTGAAGCAGCGCACGAAAAACCAGAAGCACACCACTAG
- a CDS encoding glycerophosphoryl diester phosphodiesterase (product_source=KO:K01126; cath_funfam=3.20.20.190; cleavage_site_network=SignalP-noTM; cog=COG0584; ko=KO:K01126; pfam=PF03009; superfamily=51695) — MHKKLLLLSTLILLFFHVSAQKKKFDVQGKAGARGIMPENTIEGMLKAIDLGVTTLEMDAVISKDKQVVLSQEPYFNNEISLQPNGKPITLKDQKNYNIYKMDYEEVKKFDVGSKVHNRFPGQMKFKAYKPLLSETIDAVETYVKAHKLAKPVYSIETKTIKNGDNEFHPEPAEFVELIMDVINSKKLAKRVIIESFDMRTLQYLHEKYPKIQTSLLIDEKEPFEDYIEKLGFKPTIYSPYSVLVGKGLVDRCHEMGIKIIPWTVNTVKEVNYFMSLGVDGIITDFPNIMGQLK, encoded by the coding sequence ATGCATAAAAAATTACTTCTGCTCTCCACCCTAATTTTATTGTTTTTTCATGTTTCGGCCCAAAAAAAGAAATTCGATGTACAGGGCAAAGCTGGTGCACGTGGTATTATGCCCGAAAATACCATTGAAGGAATGTTAAAAGCGATCGATTTAGGCGTTACCACTTTAGAAATGGATGCTGTGATTTCGAAAGATAAACAAGTGGTGCTTTCGCAAGAGCCTTACTTTAACAACGAGATTTCTTTACAACCCAACGGTAAGCCGATTACTTTAAAAGATCAAAAGAACTATAACATCTACAAGATGGATTATGAGGAGGTTAAAAAGTTTGATGTTGGCAGCAAAGTCCATAACCGCTTTCCCGGACAGATGAAGTTTAAAGCTTACAAACCGCTGCTTTCTGAAACAATAGATGCGGTTGAGACTTATGTTAAAGCGCACAAACTCGCCAAACCTGTATATAGCATCGAAACCAAAACGATTAAAAATGGTGATAACGAATTTCATCCGGAGCCTGCAGAATTTGTAGAATTGATTATGGACGTAATTAATTCGAAAAAACTTGCCAAAAGAGTGATTATCGAATCATTTGATATGCGTACGTTACAATACCTGCACGAGAAATATCCCAAAATACAAACCTCGTTATTAATTGATGAAAAAGAACCCTTTGAAGATTATATTGAGAAATTAGGTTTTAAACCAACTATTTATAGCCCGTACTCAGTTTTGGTTGGCAAGGGGTTGGTAGACCGCTGCCACGAAATGGGTATTAAAATTATCCCATGGACGGTTAATACAGTAAAGGAAGTGAATTATTTTATGAGCCTCGGGGTAGACGGCATTATTACCGATTTCCCGAACATTATGGGCCAGCTCAAATAA